CAGCAGACGCAGCTGATCGGACTGCCCGTGTACGGCGACCACCTGCTCGCCGATCTCGCCCAACACCGACACGGGCATGCTCCGGCCAGCCACGTGCGCCCGGGACCGTCCCTCGGCGGTGACGGTCCGGGCGAGCAGCAGCACCCCGTCGTCGTCGGGTTCGGCCCCGGCGTCGGAGATCCGGCCGTGCACCGCCGCACCGGTGGTGCCGATCAGCCTCAGCCGGCCCTCCACGATGGCACGACCCGGATCGGCGCGGACCCGACCGGCGTCGGCCCGACCTCCGAAGAGCAGCCCGAGCCCGGTCACCACCATCGTCTTGCCGGCCCCGGTCTCACCGGTGATCACGTTCATGCCGCGGGTCAGCGGCAGCGTGGTGTCCTCGATGACGCCCAGCCCGGTGATGCGCAGCTCTTCCAGCACAGCCACCGACAGTAGTAGCGGCGGGCGACGTTGACCACCCGGGTGCCGGGGCGACCTGCCGTCGAGAAGTCGGCGGGCGGACACCGCTCGCCGCCAACCCGAGTCGAGCGACACCGATCCTGATCAGCGCCGGTTGCCGCGCCAGCCGTTGACCGGCAGGTCGAACTTGGCCACCAGCCGGTCGGTAAACGGGCGTGGATGCAGCCGCACCACCCGTACCGGCAACCCACCCCGACGGACCGTCACGCGGGCACCCGGCGGCAGGTCGTAGACCCGCCGACCGTCGCAGCAGAGCACCGCGAAGGTGGTGTACGGGTCCACCGTGATCACGAAGGTGGAACTCGGCGCGGTGACCAGCGGACGGCTGAACAGCGCGTGGGCGCTGATCGGTACCAGTAGCAGTGCCTCGACCTCGGGCCACACCACTGGGCCGCCGGCCGAGAACGCGTACGCCGTCGAGCCGGTCGGTGTGGCGCAGACCACACCGTCGGCACCGTACCGCGACAGGGGGCGTCCGTCCACGTCGACCATCAGTTCCAACATCTGGGCCCGCTGGCCCTTCTCGACGCTGATCTCGTTCAACGCCCAGGACTCGATGGTCACCCCCTGGTCGAGCTCGGCCCGCACGTCCAGGGTCAACCGCTCGTCCACAGTGTACTCTCGGGCCACGACCTGGCGTACCGCCCGGTCCAGGTCACCGATCTCGGCCTCGGCCAGGAAGCCCACCTTGCCGAGGTTGATACCCAGCAGCGGCGCCTTCGCCGGACGGGCGAGCTCGGCGGCGCGCAGGAACGTGCCATCGCCGCCGAGCGCGAAGACGATCTCCACCCCGTCGGCGGCGGCCGGACCGCCGATCGGATGAACCCCGGGTAGGTCCAGGTCCTCGGCCTCCTCGGCCACCACCCGTACCTCGAAGCCGGCCTCGATGAGGTCGGCCGCGACGGTCCGGGCGTGGTCGGTGCTACGCCGCCGGCCGGTGTGGGTCACCAACAGCGCGGAACGCGCCCCTGGCACCGCCACCGGGATACCGCCGGAGGGGATCGTCGCGTTCACCGCGTCCTACCTTCTTCCATGACCGGGCCCGCCTCGACGACCGTCCTGACCTGTAGCGGGTCGACAGGTGGCGCACCGGTCCGAAACCAGACGAAGAACTCCACGTTGCCCCGGGGACCGGGCAGCGGACTGGCGACCACGGCCGCCACGCCCAGGCCGCGATCCGCACCGGCGCGCGCGACCGCCAGGACCGCCTCGGTACGCAGGTCCAGGTCACGCACCACCCCGCCGGCACCCACCCGTTCCCGGCCCACCTCGAACTGTGGTTTGACCATGAGCAGCAGGTCACCATCCGATCTGGTGCAGGCGGCGAGCGCCGGCAGGACCAGACGCAGCGAGATGAACGACAGGTCCGCGACCGTCAGCGCGACCTGGCCGCCGATCAGCTCCGGGGTGAGGGTACGCACGTTGGTCCGTTCCTGAACGCGTACCCGCTGATCGTTCCGTAGTGACCAGGCCAGCTGGCCGTAGCCGACGTCCACCGCCACCACCTCCGCCGCTCCACGGCGCAGCAACACGTCGGTGAACCCGCCCGTCGAGGCGCCGGCGTCCAGGCATCGACGGCCGGACACTGCCAACCCGGTGCCGTCCAACGCGCCGATCAGCTTGTGCGCCCCCCGGGAGACGTAGCCGAGCGTCGGATCGTCGCCGACCACCCGGACCGGATCCGCCGGGTCGACCATAGCGGCGGCCTTGCCGGCCGCGACGCCGCGTACCTCGACACGCCCGGCGTCGATCAGCGTTGCGGCCTGCTCGCGGGACCGGGCGAGTCCACGGCGGACCAACTCGACGTCGAGACGATTGCGGCGTGCCATGGGTCTCCGGCGTCGGTCGCGGCGCTCAGGCCTGGTCGATGGTGGCAAGGGTTTCCTGCAGCGTGGTGTGCGCCGCTTCGTACTGGGCGATCTGGTCCGCTGGCGGCAGCCCGCTCGCGTTACGGATCGCCTGGACCGCCGCGTCGACCGCCGGGTGCCCGGTACGCCAATCGTCCGGGCCTGCTTGCCCGTCCGCCGGTGCCGGCACCGGTCCGGACGGCACCGTACCGGTCGTCGCCGAGCCCGGTGGTGCCGGCACCGGGCGGTACGGTCCCGGCACGGGGTTCATGCCTCACCCACCGATCCCGGCGCCTTCTTGGCCACCGCCTTTTTCGCGACCTTCTTGGCCACCGTCTTCTTCGCCACCGCCTTCTTCGCGGGAACGAGTTCGGCGGCGCTGTGAGTCGGTGTGTCCTGGACCGGTGCCGGTGGGACCGGCGCGGACTCGGCCGGCCCGGTGGCGGACGACGAGGCCGTGGTCTGCGCGACGGCGGCTTCCGCGACCGATTCCGCGGCCGTCGCGGCGGCGGCGCGGGCGCGGGCCTGCTCCAAGTCCTGTTCGAGCCGGCGCAGCCGGTCGTTGAGGGCGGCGACCTCCTCGGCCTTGGCCAGGCCGACCGCGCCGAGGGCCCGGTCGACCTCGACGCGAACCAGGCGGGTCAGCGCGTCACGATTGGCGGTTCCTGCCGACAACACGTCGTCCACCATCGCCTGCAACTGGGCGGCGGTGGCCCCGCCCTTGCCCACCAACGACCGCGCGCTCTGCTCGACCTTTTTCCTGGATGCCTCGGTCAGGCCGAGAGCCAACTCCAGATACGTCCGCCAGGCGTCCCGCATGTCTGACTCCTTCACCGCCGGAATGTTCGGTTGCCACGCTACCGGGGCCGCGTCGCCTCGTGCGGTACGGTGCCAGTGCGACCTGCCGGCGCCGGCCAGGCACCCAGGTCGACAGTCGCGGCGACGATCCGGAGGTGCAGGTGGCCAGCGTTGACGAGTGCCGGCAGGCGCTACAGGAGCTCGCCGCCCGGCTCGACGAGAACGCCGATCACGTACGGGAACGGGTCAACCTGGACCGTACGCTGGCGTGTCGGATCACCGATCTCGCGGTCGCCTTTCACGGGCGGCTGGCCGACGGCCGGCTCCTCGGCCTCGCCGATGGTGACGACCCCAAGGCCAAGATCGCGCTCAACATCGGCAGTGACGATCTGCTGGCCATGGTCCGTGGCGAGCTGGACGTCGGCCGGGCGATGGCGACCCGACGGTTGTCGATCAACGCGAGCCCGTTCGATCTGCTGAAACTCCGGAAGCTGCTGTAACGCCTGAGGCTCCGCAAGTGGCTGTCACGACACGGCGGCGATCGACCAGCCAGTCGCCGCGCTATCCAGCTGCGATCCGCTCGGTCAGCCCGAGATCCCGCAGTACGGCCTCCGCCTGCGCCGAACCCGCCCGCACCCGACTGATCGGAGTCGGACCCTGCCACGCCGACCGGCACAGCGTCCGGAGTGCGTCCGATGGTGTCCCGCCCCCGCCGGCAAGCTCGATGGTGGTGCCGTCCCCGTCCCGGCTGACCCGCCAACGCGCGGCGGTCGACACGACCGGGTCCGTCGACGCGATGGGCGTGCCGTCAGCCGGATCGAACAGGCCAGCCAGGTCCGCGGCGACGTAGGTCGGTCGCCGCGACTCGGGCGCGGTCAGCAGCTCCGCCGCGTCGCTGATCCCGGTCAGCACCAACAGGCTGGCCATGCCGGCGCGGTTGGCGCCCTCGATGTCGGTGTCCAACCGGTCACCGACGACGAGCGGCCGGACCGCGCCGACCCGCCGCGCGGCGGTGGCGAACAGCCCCGGGGAAGGCTTGCCCACCACCTCGTCGGGATCCCGGCCGAGGGCCGTACGCAACGCTGCCACCAGCGACCCGTTGCCGGGCAAGGGGCCACGGGCGCTAGGCAGGGTCCGGTCGGTGTTCGTCGCGACCCAGTCCGCCCCGGCCCGGATCGCGACCGACGCCTCCGCGAGGTCGGACCAGCCGACCTGCGGACCGTACCCCTGCACCACCACCGATGGGCCGTCCTGTGCGGTGGCGACGGGACGCAACCCGACAGCCGCGACTTCCTCGTGCAGCGCGTCCGCGCCGACCACCAGCACCTTCGCCCCGGGGGGATAGCGCTCAGCGAGTAGGGCCGCGGTGGCACCCGCCGAGGTGAGGACTTCCTCCACGGCGGCGGGTACGCCCATACCGGTGAGCAGTCCGGCGACCTGGGCCGCCCGACGCGACGCGTTGTTGGTGGCGTACGCCACCGCTGCGCCGCCAGTCCGCAGCCGGCCGACGGCGTCGACGGCACCGGGTATCGGCTGGTCGATCAGGTAGATGACCCCGTCCAGGTCGAAGATGACCAGGTCATGCTGTGCCGCGAGCCCGTCGAGGACCGGGGCGGGAGCACTTCCCGCCCCGGCGAACGTCTCGGTCACCGTAGGTCACCGGGTTGGACGGCGGGCTCCGGCTCGTCTGCGGAAAGTGGGGCCGGCGTACCGGCGCCGCCCTGGCCCGGCACGGCATGGTCGTCGTCCGTCACCAGGCTGGCGGTCACGACGTCATCGGCATGGTCGTGCCGGCTGTCGTCGCTGTCGTCACCGTGATCAGGCTTCCCGCCGCTGTCCCGGGCCACGGTGAGGTCGACCTCGTCGTCGGTGCCGCCATCGTCCGCAGCCAGGTCGAGCTCGTCCTCGGTGACGCCGTCACCGATGGATTCCGAACCCGGGTCAGCCTCATCACCCGGGTCGGCCTCATCCTCGGCGAGTGCTTCGAGGTCGTCGCCGGTAAGCACGATGCCGTCCAACTCCAGCAGCCGCTCAGCGGCGTCGGTCGTTCCCTGCTCGTCCGCCTCGAGCGCGCGGGCGAACCACTCCCGCGCCTCGTCCCGCCGGCCGGCACTCAGCAGGGCGTCTGCGTAGGCGTACCGAAGTCGACCAGACCAGACCTCGACGGTCTCGGCGGACAACTCCCGCACCTGCAACATCGCGACCGCCACGTCCGGCTGACCGAGGTCACCCCGCGCCCCGGCCGCGACCATCAGCAGTTCGATCGCTTCGGCTCGATTGAGGACGTCACGGCCGACGCCGCGATAGATGTCGATCGCGCGCTCAGGCCGGCCGAGGGCGCGCTCACAATCGGCGAGCACCGCGAGATGGGTCTGCCGACCGGTCATCCGATGGTACGTCCGCAGCTCACCGATGGCGGTCTGCCATTCGCCAGCGTGGTACGCAGCCAAGCCCACCGCCTCGCGGACAGCGGCGATCCGGGAGGCCATTCGACGTGCGGCCAGTGCGTGTGCGAGCGCGAGTTCGGGTTCTTCGTCGATCAGCCGGCCGGTGGCGACCAGGTGACGTGCCACCGTCTCGGCCACCTGACGCGTCAGGCCGAGCAGTTCGGCGCGTACCTCGCCGTGCAGATCGGTGGCGACGATGTCGTCGGTCAGCTGCGGTTCCGGTGCCCTTCCGGCGGCAGTGGGGTAACGACCCCTGGTCGAGTCGTCGCCAGTCGAGGTCGAGGGGCGGTACGAGTCACGCCGGTCCGCTCCCTGCCGGTCGGCGGCCGCGCCGTCCGATGGGCGACGGCGGTCCGAGCGGTACTCACCAGCGGATCCGTCGCTACGTCCGGCACCCGTCCGAGGTCCGCCGCGATCCGCGCGGTCCGGTTCACGCCGGCGTTGCCCCTCTGCCGGGCGCGGCGCGCCGTGGCCGGCACCGCGGCTTCCCCCGTCGCGACGGGATTCACCATCAGCGCCGGACCGACGTCGGTCGCCGCCGGAAAAGCCACCACCGCCGCGAGGCCCAGCGGAGTGGCGGCTGTCCCCTCGGAAACCGTCGGATCGTCCGCGCGTACCAGGGTCGGATCGGTGTTCGGATCGCTCCCGCTGCCCACCGGATCGCTCCCACGGCCGGTCGGCCCGGTCGGAACCCTGCCGGTCGCTCTGCCTGCCCTGGCCAGTCTGGCCATCTCGGTACGGAGGTCGCCGGTCGTCGAAGCGGCGATCCGCTGCATGGCGGTCCTCGCGTCGATCCTCGGTCCGGCGTCGATCGTCGAACCTGCGGCCGTCCGCCGAACGGGGGCCGACCCCGCCGCGCTCGCCGAAACCACGACTGTCGGTCCGGCGCTCGGGTGCGCGACCGTCGGATGCGCGGCGCCCGTCGACGGCACGCCGACCATCTGTTGGACCGGCCCCGACCCGTCGGTCGCCCGCCGGTCGATCGGTGAAACGCCCATCGCCGCCGCGAGAAGGCGCTGACGCTCCCCTCGCCGGGCCGTCCTGCCGTCGGCCGCCGGTCCACTGGCCGCCGCCACGGCCGGAACCGAAGCTTCGACCTGAGCTGTCTCCCATGCTGTCGCGCCGGTCCCGGAATCCGCGATCGGAAGCGCCCCTGGCTTCGCCACGGTCGCCTGCGTCACGCCGGTATCCACTATCTCGCTGGTACCCGGGAGCACCGGCCGAGCGGCCTCCTCGATCTCCGCCCCAGGGTCGGTCGCCGCCCGATCGGCCGGCGGCGTC
The sequence above is a segment of the Solwaraspora sp. WMMD406 genome. Coding sequences within it:
- a CDS encoding NAD kinase, translated to MAVPGARSALLVTHTGRRRSTDHARTVAADLIEAGFEVRVVAEEAEDLDLPGVHPIGGPAAADGVEIVFALGGDGTFLRAAELARPAKAPLLGINLGKVGFLAEAEIGDLDRAVRQVVAREYTVDERLTLDVRAELDQGVTIESWALNEISVEKGQRAQMLELMVDVDGRPLSRYGADGVVCATPTGSTAYAFSAGGPVVWPEVEALLLVPISAHALFSRPLVTAPSSTFVITVDPYTTFAVLCCDGRRVYDLPPGARVTVRRGGLPVRVVRLHPRPFTDRLVAKFDLPVNGWRGNRR
- a CDS encoding TlyA family RNA methyltransferase, translated to MARRNRLDVELVRRGLARSREQAATLIDAGRVEVRGVAAGKAAAMVDPADPVRVVGDDPTLGYVSRGAHKLIGALDGTGLAVSGRRCLDAGASTGGFTDVLLRRGAAEVVAVDVGYGQLAWSLRNDQRVRVQERTNVRTLTPELIGGQVALTVADLSFISLRLVLPALAACTRSDGDLLLMVKPQFEVGRERVGAGGVVRDLDLRTEAVLAVARAGADRGLGVAAVVASPLPGPRGNVEFFVWFRTGAPPVDPLQVRTVVEAGPVMEEGRTR
- a CDS encoding SCP2 sterol-binding domain-containing protein; protein product: MASVDECRQALQELAARLDENADHVRERVNLDRTLACRITDLAVAFHGRLADGRLLGLADGDDPKAKIALNIGSDDLLAMVRGELDVGRAMATRRLSINASPFDLLKLRKLL
- a CDS encoding HAD-IIA family hydrolase gives rise to the protein MTETFAGAGSAPAPVLDGLAAQHDLVIFDLDGVIYLIDQPIPGAVDAVGRLRTGGAAVAYATNNASRRAAQVAGLLTGMGVPAAVEEVLTSAGATAALLAERYPPGAKVLVVGADALHEEVAAVGLRPVATAQDGPSVVVQGYGPQVGWSDLAEASVAIRAGADWVATNTDRTLPSARGPLPGNGSLVAALRTALGRDPDEVVGKPSPGLFATAARRVGAVRPLVVGDRLDTDIEGANRAGMASLLVLTGISDAAELLTAPESRRPTYVAADLAGLFDPADGTPIASTDPVVSTAARWRVSRDGDGTTIELAGGGGTPSDALRTLCRSAWQGPTPISRVRAGSAQAEAVLRDLGLTERIAAG
- a CDS encoding tetratricopeptide repeat protein → MARHLVATGRLIDEEPELALAHALAARRMASRIAAVREAVGLAAYHAGEWQTAIGELRTYHRMTGRQTHLAVLADCERALGRPERAIDIYRGVGRDVLNRAEAIELLMVAAGARGDLGQPDVAVAMLQVRELSAETVEVWSGRLRYAYADALLSAGRRDEAREWFARALEADEQGTTDAAERLLELDGIVLTGDDLEALAEDEADPGDEADPGSESIGDGVTEDELDLAADDGGTDDEVDLTVARDSGGKPDHGDDSDDSRHDHADDVVTASLVTDDDHAVPGQGGAGTPAPLSADEPEPAVQPGDLR